Proteins encoded by one window of Polaribacter haliotis:
- a CDS encoding sigma-54 interaction domain-containing protein, with protein sequence MENLQAIKQRFGIIGNDVQLNRALEKAVRVAPTDISVLVTGESGVGKENIPKIIHSLSHRKHAKYIAVNCGAIPEGTIDSELFGHEKGSFTGATQDRKGYFEVADGGTIFLDEVGELPLTTQVRLLRVLENGEFIKVGSSKPQKTDVRIVAATNVNMQQAIEKERFREDLYYRLSTVEIHLPALRERNEDIHLLFRKFAADFAQKYRMPSIRLDENAVDVLLNFRFPGNIRQLKNLAEQISVIEESRTITGSKLQQYLPNNKGNFPAVIGSKKENDFSTERDIMYKILFDMRNDINDLKKLTLDLMKNGNLEEVQEENHQLIEKIYSDKELREHDIEVLNIPQKSSSAEKDYDFIETIEEDESLSLQDKEIEMIKKSLEKNNNKRKLAAKELGISERTLYRKIKQYDL encoded by the coding sequence ATGGAAAACTTACAAGCAATAAAACAACGTTTTGGAATTATCGGTAACGATGTTCAATTAAATAGAGCTTTAGAGAAAGCTGTAAGAGTTGCGCCTACAGATATTTCTGTTTTAGTTACAGGTGAAAGTGGTGTTGGTAAAGAGAATATTCCAAAAATTATACATTCTTTATCTCATAGAAAACACGCAAAATACATTGCAGTAAATTGTGGTGCAATTCCTGAAGGAACAATTGATAGTGAACTTTTTGGGCACGAAAAAGGTTCTTTTACTGGAGCAACACAAGACAGAAAAGGTTATTTTGAAGTTGCAGATGGAGGAACTATTTTTCTTGATGAAGTTGGTGAATTACCATTAACAACACAAGTTCGTTTGTTACGTGTTTTAGAAAATGGCGAATTTATAAAAGTAGGTTCCTCTAAACCACAAAAAACAGATGTTAGAATTGTTGCTGCAACAAACGTTAATATGCAACAAGCTATTGAAAAGGAACGTTTTAGAGAAGATTTATATTATAGATTAAGTACAGTAGAAATTCATTTACCTGCTTTAAGAGAACGTAATGAAGATATTCATTTATTATTCAGGAAATTCGCTGCAGATTTTGCACAGAAATACAGAATGCCTTCTATTCGTTTAGATGAAAATGCTGTAGATGTTTTATTAAATTTCAGGTTTCCAGGAAATATTCGTCAACTTAAGAATTTAGCAGAACAAATTTCTGTAATAGAAGAAAGCAGAACAATTACTGGTTCTAAATTACAGCAATATTTACCTAACAATAAAGGAAATTTCCCTGCAGTTATAGGAAGTAAAAAAGAAAATGATTTCTCTACAGAAAGAGATATTATGTACAAAATTTTGTTTGACATGAGAAATGACATCAACGATTTAAAAAAGTTGACGTTAGATTTAATGAAAAACGGAAATCTAGAAGAAGTTCAAGAAGAAAACCATCAATTAATAGAAAAAATTTACAGCGATAAAGAATTAAGAGAACATGATATTGAGGTCTTAAACATTCCTCAAAAATCTTCTTCTGCCGAAAAAGATTATGATTTTATTGAGACTATTGAGGAAGACGAATCTTTATCTTTACAAGACAAAGAAATAGAAATGATTAAAAAATCTTTAGAGAAAAACAACAATAAACGTAAATTAGCTGCTAAAGAATTAGGCATTTCTGAAAGAACTTTATACAGAAAAATTAAACAATACGATTTGTAA
- a CDS encoding LptE family protein, which yields MKKLFYIIAFIVSSTLFISCGIYGFTGGDVGDAKTIQVDYFQNQAQLIEPELSQQLTQELQDLFTRQTNLTLTSTNGDLYFSGEITSYRITPMSATSQQTAAQNRLTISVNVRYINKLDEKKNFEQQFSFYSDYPARQQLTGGVKETAFKEILERITQDIFNASVGKW from the coding sequence ATGAAAAAACTTTTTTACATAATAGCTTTTATAGTTAGCTCGACACTATTTATTTCTTGTGGTATTTATGGTTTTACAGGAGGAGATGTTGGCGATGCAAAAACAATACAGGTAGATTATTTTCAGAATCAAGCACAATTAATTGAGCCTGAATTGAGCCAACAACTAACTCAAGAACTACAAGACTTATTTACAAGACAGACGAATTTAACTCTAACCTCTACAAATGGAGACTTGTATTTTAGCGGAGAAATAACAAGCTACAGAATTACACCTATGAGTGCTACATCTCAACAAACAGCAGCACAAAACAGACTTACTATTTCTGTAAATGTCCGTTATATAAATAAGTTAGATGAGAAGAAAAATTTCGAACAACAATTTTCTTTTTACTCAGATTATCCTGCAAGACAACAATTAACAGGTGGAGTAAAAGAAACCGCATTTAAAGAGATTTTAGAAAGGATAACACAAGACATTTTTAATGCGTCTGTTGGAAAATGGTAG
- a CDS encoding formimidoylglutamase — MNIDFLTPVKETVVAHLALQSSLSLGNKINIYTQEEGFPDLENVKIAILGVQEDRNSQNNFGCGEDLHHIRKKLYQLFPGNWSTSIADLGNVLKGNAVSDTYFAVSEIITYLLKRNIIPVIIGGGQDITYVNYRAYDSLEQTVNLATVDSRFDLGNLEDELSSQSYLSKIIMQEPNNLFNYTNIGYQTYFNSQDEIELLDNLYFDTIRLGKSKDLESIEPAFRNADIVSIDIGAIRQSEAPANNNASPNGFYGEEICALARYAGISDKVSSFGVYEYNSKHDNNHQTAHLIAQMIWYFIEGVNFRVKDYPFSGKENYQKFTVLLEDDDPLTFYKSNKSGRWWIEINILSDNKYKRHALIPCTYKDYQDATRQIIPEKWYKAMRKLV, encoded by the coding sequence ATGAATATAGACTTTTTAACTCCTGTGAAAGAAACTGTTGTGGCGCATTTAGCGTTGCAATCTTCCCTCTCTTTAGGAAATAAAATTAATATTTATACGCAAGAAGAAGGTTTTCCAGACTTGGAAAATGTAAAAATTGCAATTTTAGGAGTTCAAGAAGATAGAAATTCTCAAAACAATTTTGGTTGTGGAGAAGATTTACATCACATTCGTAAAAAATTATATCAACTTTTTCCAGGAAATTGGAGTACAAGTATTGCAGATTTAGGAAATGTTCTAAAAGGAAATGCAGTTTCAGACACGTATTTTGCAGTTTCAGAAATTATCACTTATTTACTGAAAAGAAATATCATTCCAGTTATTATTGGTGGAGGTCAAGATATTACCTACGTTAATTACAGAGCTTACGATTCTTTAGAGCAAACTGTAAATTTAGCTACTGTAGACAGTCGTTTCGATTTAGGAAATCTAGAAGATGAGCTAAGTTCTCAATCATATTTGAGTAAAATTATTATGCAAGAGCCTAATAATTTATTTAATTATACAAATATTGGGTATCAAACTTATTTCAATTCGCAAGACGAAATAGAACTTTTAGATAATTTGTATTTCGATACGATTCGTTTAGGGAAATCAAAAGATTTAGAGTCAATAGAACCCGCTTTTAGAAACGCAGACATTGTTTCTATAGATATTGGAGCCATTAGACAAAGTGAAGCGCCAGCAAATAATAATGCATCTCCAAATGGATTTTATGGAGAAGAAATCTGTGCCCTTGCTAGATATGCAGGAATTAGCGATAAAGTTTCTTCCTTTGGAGTTTATGAGTACAATTCTAAACACGATAATAACCATCAAACAGCACATTTAATTGCGCAAATGATTTGGTATTTTATCGAAGGTGTTAATTTTAGAGTAAAAGATTATCCATTTTCAGGAAAAGAAAATTACCAGAAGTTTACAGTCTTACTAGAAGACGACGATCCTTTAACATTCTATAAAAGTAACAAATCTGGAAGATGGTGGATAGAGATAAATATTTTATCAGATAATAAATACAAAAGACATGCGTTAATACCATGTACATATAAAGATTACCAAGATGCTACCAGGCAAATAATACCAGAAAAGTGGTATAAAGCAATGAGAAAACTTGTGTAA
- the glpK gene encoding glycerol kinase GlpK, with protein sequence MKKYILALDQGTTSSRAIVFDKKGNIKSIAQKEFTQIFPKPGWVEHDALEIWSTQAGVAAEAIAMKSIEMEEIAAIGITNQRETVVVWDKNTGKPIYNAIVWQDKRTADYCDELKVAGKSEIIKEKTGLVIDSYFSGTKVKWILDNVEGARKKAENGELLLGTIDSWLVWNFSKKQKHITDVSNASRTLLFNINTMSWDDELLELFTIPKSMLPEVKQSSEIYGHTKSSFFDCNIPIAGIAGDQQAALFGQMCTKKGMVKNTYGTGCFMLMNIGDKPIVSKNNLLTTVAWKINGKTAYAFEGSVFIAGAAVQWLRDGLKIIRNSSEVEALAKSVEDSDGVYFVPAFAGLGAPHWNQKAQGTIFGITRGTTDAHIARATIDAIAYQSMDILKAMEADAETTIKELRVDGGATVNNTLMQFQADVLNTKTIRPKIVETTAMGAAFLAGLAVGFWESEEEIKKIWQIDETYKPSKKREKIEENIKGWYKAIAALEYWAK encoded by the coding sequence ATGAAAAAATACATTTTAGCATTAGATCAAGGAACAACAAGTTCTAGAGCGATTGTTTTTGATAAAAAAGGAAACATAAAATCTATTGCTCAAAAAGAATTTACACAGATTTTTCCAAAACCAGGTTGGGTAGAACACGATGCTTTAGAAATTTGGTCTACACAAGCAGGTGTTGCAGCAGAAGCTATTGCTATGAAAAGTATAGAAATGGAAGAAATTGCTGCAATCGGAATTACAAATCAGCGTGAAACTGTTGTTGTCTGGGATAAAAACACAGGTAAACCCATTTACAATGCAATTGTTTGGCAAGATAAACGAACAGCTGATTATTGTGATGAATTAAAGGTAGCAGGAAAATCTGAAATAATTAAAGAGAAAACAGGTTTGGTTATCGATTCTTATTTTTCTGGAACAAAAGTAAAATGGATTCTAGATAATGTTGAAGGAGCAAGAAAAAAAGCAGAAAATGGAGAATTATTATTAGGAACTATCGATTCTTGGTTGGTTTGGAATTTTTCAAAAAAACAAAAACATATTACAGATGTTTCAAACGCTTCTAGAACTTTGTTATTCAATATAAATACCATGTCTTGGGACGACGAATTGTTAGAATTATTTACCATTCCTAAATCGATGTTACCAGAAGTAAAACAATCCAGCGAAATTTACGGACATACAAAGTCCTCTTTTTTTGATTGCAATATTCCTATTGCAGGAATTGCAGGAGACCAACAAGCAGCGCTTTTTGGACAAATGTGCACCAAAAAAGGTATGGTTAAAAACACCTATGGAACAGGTTGTTTCATGTTGATGAATATTGGCGACAAACCAATTGTTTCAAAAAACAATTTATTAACTACAGTTGCTTGGAAAATTAACGGAAAAACTGCCTACGCTTTTGAAGGAAGTGTTTTTATAGCAGGAGCAGCTGTACAGTGGTTAAGAGATGGATTAAAAATTATTAGAAATTCTTCGGAAGTAGAAGCATTGGCAAAATCTGTAGAAGATTCAGATGGTGTTTATTTTGTACCAGCTTTTGCTGGTTTAGGAGCACCACATTGGAATCAGAAAGCGCAAGGAACTATTTTTGGAATTACAAGAGGAACCACAGATGCACATATTGCAAGAGCAACTATAGATGCGATTGCATACCAATCTATGGATATTTTAAAAGCGATGGAAGCAGATGCAGAAACTACAATTAAAGAATTAAGAGTTGATGGTGGAGCAACAGTTAATAATACTTTAATGCAATTTCAAGCAGATGTTTTAAACACAAAAACAATTCGGCCAAAAATAGTAGAAACCACAGCAATGGGTGCCGCTTTTTTAGCAGGTTTAGCAGTTGGTTTTTGGGAAAGTGAAGAAGAAATTAAAAAAATCTGGCAAATAGATGAAACTTATAAACCATCAAAAAAAAGAGAAAAAATAGAGGAGAATATTAAAGGTTGGTATAAAGCAATTGCAGCTTTAGAATATTGGGCTAAATAA
- the bglX gene encoding beta-glucosidase BglX, producing the protein MRKSKSLFITALIFIAVFFNCKDSKKTMTNSNLDENIEQKVDSVLALMNLEEKIGQLVQYASGGDLTGPESSRGNKEKASKIKKGLVGSLLNVATVKEVREAQELAMQSRIKIPLIFGYDVIHGFKTMFPIPLGESASWDLEIMKQSAKIAAKEAAASGLNWTFAPMLDVARDARWGRVMEGGGEDPYLNAVIGVARIKGFQGEDLSNKNTIAACAKHFAGYGFAEAGREYSTVNIGENELHNTILPPFKAAAKAGVATFMNAFNDIDGIPATGHKILQRDILKEGWNWNGFIVSDWGSIGELVDHGFAKDKKEAAIIALNAGSDMDMESHSYGAHLASLLEENKVSLANLDDAVRRILRVKFQLGLFDNPFKYCDEEREKNEIYTKEHLAIARDVAKKSIVLLKNENNILPISKNVKSIAVIGPFADDKNQPLGNWRAKATYNSAVSLLEGVKEKVDKNTKIYYEKGVELTIPTVKPGDNQFMIPLKMNTEDRSGIAKAVAAAKKAEIVFLAIGEDAYQSGEGRSYTNIGFAGLQNELLEAVYEVNKNIVLVLSNGRPMDISHASEILPGILVTWHLGSESGIAIADVLFGDYNPSGKLPVSFPRNVGQVPLYYNQKNTGRPYSDIHVTYAGYDDSKKTALYPFGFGLSYTSFSYNNLKVDKETINADGKIILSVDVKNTGKVAGEEVVQLYIRDLVASIVRPIKELKGFEKIMLQAGETKTVSFTIDKEVLQFYTSNKKWEVEAGEFLLFVGGNSTTKLKRKITVE; encoded by the coding sequence ATGAGAAAATCGAAATCACTTTTTATAACTGCTTTAATCTTTATTGCTGTTTTTTTTAATTGTAAAGACTCTAAAAAGACAATGACAAACTCAAATTTAGACGAAAATATAGAACAGAAAGTAGATTCTGTTTTAGCATTAATGAATTTGGAAGAGAAAATCGGACAACTGGTGCAATATGCTTCAGGTGGAGATTTAACAGGGCCAGAATCTTCTAGAGGAAACAAAGAGAAAGCAAGCAAAATTAAAAAAGGATTGGTAGGTTCTCTTTTAAATGTTGCTACTGTAAAAGAAGTTCGCGAAGCACAAGAACTGGCAATGCAATCTCGCATAAAAATTCCATTAATTTTTGGTTACGATGTAATTCATGGTTTTAAAACAATGTTTCCAATTCCTTTAGGAGAAAGTGCAAGTTGGGATTTAGAAATTATGAAACAATCTGCTAAAATTGCTGCAAAAGAAGCAGCAGCTTCTGGTTTAAACTGGACTTTTGCACCAATGTTAGATGTTGCAAGAGACGCAAGATGGGGCAGAGTTATGGAAGGTGGAGGAGAAGATCCGTATTTAAATGCTGTAATTGGAGTTGCAAGAATTAAGGGTTTTCAAGGTGAAGATTTATCAAATAAAAATACGATTGCAGCTTGTGCAAAACATTTTGCAGGTTATGGTTTTGCAGAAGCTGGTAGAGAATACAGTACTGTAAATATTGGCGAAAATGAATTGCATAACACAATTTTACCTCCTTTTAAAGCAGCAGCAAAAGCAGGTGTTGCCACTTTTATGAATGCATTTAATGATATTGATGGAATTCCTGCAACTGGTCATAAAATTTTACAAAGAGATATTTTAAAAGAAGGTTGGAACTGGAATGGCTTTATTGTTTCAGATTGGGGTTCTATTGGAGAATTGGTTGATCATGGTTTTGCAAAAGATAAAAAAGAAGCTGCAATTATTGCTCTAAATGCAGGAAGTGATATGGATATGGAATCGCATTCTTATGGAGCTCATTTGGCGAGTTTATTGGAAGAGAATAAAGTTTCTTTAGCAAATTTAGACGATGCTGTTAGAAGAATTTTAAGAGTAAAGTTTCAATTAGGTTTGTTTGATAATCCTTTTAAATATTGTGATGAAGAAAGAGAGAAAAACGAAATTTATACAAAAGAACATTTAGCAATTGCAAGAGATGTCGCAAAAAAATCTATTGTTTTACTTAAGAACGAAAATAATATTTTACCAATTTCTAAAAACGTAAAAAGCATTGCTGTTATTGGTCCTTTTGCGGATGATAAAAATCAACCTTTAGGAAATTGGCGAGCAAAAGCAACTTATAATTCTGCTGTTTCTTTATTAGAAGGTGTAAAAGAAAAAGTTGATAAAAACACAAAAATATATTACGAAAAAGGAGTAGAATTAACAATACCAACTGTAAAACCTGGCGATAATCAGTTTATGATTCCTCTAAAAATGAATACAGAAGATAGATCTGGAATTGCAAAAGCAGTTGCGGCTGCAAAGAAAGCAGAAATCGTTTTTTTAGCAATTGGTGAAGATGCATATCAATCAGGGGAAGGAAGAAGTTATACAAACATTGGTTTTGCAGGGTTGCAGAACGAATTGTTAGAGGCTGTTTATGAAGTGAATAAAAATATTGTTTTGGTTTTATCAAACGGAAGACCCATGGATATTTCTCATGCAAGTGAAATTTTACCAGGGATTCTAGTTACTTGGCATTTGGGTTCAGAATCTGGTATTGCAATTGCAGATGTTTTGTTTGGAGATTATAATCCGTCAGGAAAATTACCTGTTTCGTTTCCAAGAAATGTTGGGCAAGTACCTTTATATTATAATCAAAAAAATACAGGAAGACCTTATAGTGATATTCATGTTACGTATGCTGGTTACGACGATTCTAAAAAAACAGCATTATATCCTTTTGGTTTTGGTTTAAGTTACACTTCGTTTTCTTACAACAATTTAAAAGTAGATAAAGAAACAATAAATGCCGATGGAAAAATTATACTTTCAGTAGATGTAAAAAACACAGGAAAAGTTGCAGGAGAAGAAGTTGTACAATTATATATTAGAGATTTAGTGGCAAGTATTGTAAGACCAATTAAAGAATTAAAAGGCTTCGAAAAAATTATGTTGCAAGCAGGAGAAACAAAAACAGTTTCTTTTACTATTGATAAAGAAGTGCTTCAGTTTTATACTTCAAACAAAAAATGGGAAGTAGAGGCAGGAGAATTTTTATTATTTGTTGGAGGAAATTCAACAACAAAATTGAAGCGAAAAATCACTGTAGAATAA
- the topA gene encoding type I DNA topoisomerase produces the protein MAKNLVIVESPAKAKTIEKFLGKDFQVESSYGHIADLPSKELGIDVDGDFSPKYIVSDDKKAVVKKLKSLAKKADTVWLASDEDREGEAIAWHLKEQLDLKDESTKRIVFHEITKNAILKAVDNPRDIDYNMVNAQQARRVLDRLVGYELSPVLWRKVKGGLSAGRVQSVAVRLIVERERSIQDFKAETHYKVVAEFANNEGKTFKATIPKNFDSKKAAETFLKSCTKADFSIADLTKKPAKKSPAAPFTTSTLQQEASRKLGFPVGKTMQVAQRLYEAGLITYMRTDSVNLSVDARNAAEEEISNYYGKEYSKQRVFKSKSKGAQEAHEAIRPTNMKMHSIDTEYDQTRLYDLIWKRTLASQMSDALLERTNMKIENSENSKIFTANGEMIKFEGFLKVYLEGNDNEDEEQAGMLPNLKVNEALEYNFINATQRFTSPPYRFTEASLVKQLEELGIGRPSTYAPTISTVQRRGYVEKGTNEGVEREYQQLILSGGNVETQTLTEKTGSDKNKLVPTDIGNIVNDFLVANFSNILDFGFTAKVENSFDDISEGNEDWTEMIKGFYHKFHDNVEDVKENADRESGERILGKHPESGKTVLVRLGKFGPIAQIGAPEDEEKSFASLNKDQNLGTITMEEALELFLLPKTLGTYEGEEVIVSNGRFGPYIKFGTMFVSLDKGENPMEVDLPRAEELIVAKQKADAPIYHYEDLPVQKGVGRFGPFIKWNGMFINVNKKYNFDNLSDDDIIELIEVKKQKEIDKVIHNWEDVGIRVEKARWGRYNVLKGKIKIELPKTTEIEKLSKDEAVKMIEAKTPKKKATKKKTTAKKTPKKTTKKK, from the coding sequence ATGGCAAAGAATTTAGTAATTGTAGAGTCACCAGCAAAAGCAAAAACCATCGAGAAATTTCTTGGAAAAGATTTTCAAGTAGAATCTAGTTATGGGCATATTGCAGACTTACCTTCCAAAGAATTAGGAATAGATGTAGATGGAGATTTTAGTCCCAAATATATTGTTTCAGACGATAAAAAGGCAGTTGTAAAAAAATTAAAATCATTAGCAAAAAAAGCAGATACTGTTTGGTTAGCAAGTGATGAGGATCGAGAGGGAGAAGCAATTGCTTGGCATTTAAAAGAGCAATTAGATTTAAAAGACGAGAGTACAAAACGTATCGTTTTTCATGAAATTACAAAAAACGCCATATTAAAAGCAGTCGACAATCCAAGAGATATCGACTATAATATGGTTAACGCACAACAAGCACGTAGAGTTTTAGATAGACTTGTTGGTTATGAACTATCACCAGTTTTATGGCGTAAAGTAAAAGGAGGTTTATCTGCAGGTAGAGTACAATCTGTTGCAGTACGTTTAATTGTAGAAAGAGAACGAAGCATTCAAGACTTTAAAGCAGAAACACATTATAAGGTAGTTGCAGAATTTGCTAATAATGAAGGAAAAACCTTTAAGGCAACCATTCCAAAGAATTTCGATTCTAAAAAAGCAGCCGAAACTTTCTTAAAATCGTGTACAAAAGCAGATTTTTCAATTGCAGATTTAACAAAAAAACCAGCAAAGAAATCCCCTGCAGCACCATTTACAACTTCAACATTACAACAAGAAGCATCAAGAAAATTAGGTTTTCCAGTAGGTAAAACCATGCAAGTTGCACAACGTTTGTATGAAGCAGGTTTAATTACGTATATGAGAACAGATAGTGTAAACTTATCTGTAGATGCAAGAAACGCGGCCGAAGAAGAAATTAGCAATTATTACGGAAAAGAATATAGCAAACAACGTGTTTTTAAGTCAAAATCTAAAGGAGCGCAAGAAGCGCACGAAGCGATTAGACCTACAAACATGAAAATGCATTCTATCGATACAGAATACGACCAAACGAGATTATACGATTTAATTTGGAAGCGAACTTTAGCTTCACAAATGAGCGATGCCTTATTGGAGCGTACAAATATGAAGATTGAGAATTCTGAAAATTCAAAGATTTTTACTGCAAATGGTGAAATGATTAAGTTTGAAGGTTTCTTGAAAGTGTATTTAGAAGGAAATGATAATGAAGATGAAGAGCAAGCTGGAATGTTGCCAAATTTAAAGGTAAATGAAGCTTTAGAATACAATTTTATAAACGCAACACAGCGTTTTACGAGTCCACCTTATCGTTTTACAGAAGCATCTTTAGTAAAACAATTAGAAGAATTAGGAATTGGAAGACCATCTACGTATGCACCTACAATTTCTACAGTTCAGAGAAGAGGTTATGTAGAAAAAGGAACAAATGAAGGTGTAGAGAGAGAATATCAGCAATTAATTTTATCTGGTGGAAATGTGGAAACACAAACCTTAACAGAAAAGACAGGTTCAGATAAAAATAAATTAGTTCCTACAGATATTGGGAATATCGTAAACGACTTTTTAGTCGCTAATTTTTCAAACATTTTAGATTTTGGTTTTACAGCTAAAGTCGAAAATTCTTTTGATGATATTTCTGAAGGAAATGAAGATTGGACAGAAATGATTAAAGGTTTCTATCACAAATTTCACGACAATGTAGAAGATGTAAAAGAAAATGCAGATAGAGAAAGTGGAGAACGTATTTTAGGAAAACACCCAGAATCTGGAAAAACAGTTTTAGTTAGACTTGGTAAATTCGGACCAATTGCACAAATTGGAGCACCAGAAGACGAAGAGAAATCTTTTGCAAGCTTGAATAAAGACCAGAATTTAGGAACCATAACAATGGAAGAAGCATTAGAATTGTTCTTGCTTCCAAAAACGTTAGGAACTTATGAAGGAGAAGAGGTAATTGTTTCTAACGGACGATTTGGGCCTTATATCAAATTCGGAACCATGTTTGTTTCTTTAGATAAAGGTGAAAACCCAATGGAGGTAGATTTGCCAAGAGCAGAAGAATTAATTGTTGCAAAGCAAAAAGCAGATGCACCAATTTATCATTACGAAGATTTGCCTGTACAAAAAGGAGTGGGACGTTTTGGACCATTTATAAAATGGAACGGAATGTTTATCAATGTAAATAAAAAATACAATTTCGATAATCTTTCAGATGATGATATTATTGAGTTAATTGAAGTAAAGAAGCAGAAAGAGATCGATAAAGTAATTCATAATTGGGAAGATGTTGGTATTCGCGTAGAAAAAGCACGTTGGGGAAGATACAATGTCCTAAAAGGTAAAATTAAAATTGAATTGCCAAAAACTACAGAAATAGAAAAACTTTCTAAGGATGAAGCAGTTAAGATGATTGAAGCAAAAACGCCGAAGAAAAAAGCTACAAAAAAGAAAACTACAGCCAAAAAAACGCCGAAGAAAACGACCAAGAAAAAGTAA
- the miaB gene encoding tRNA (N6-isopentenyl adenosine(37)-C2)-methylthiotransferase MiaB produces the protein MEHIEKVIDERIQGKALVTENKKENTKKLFIESYGCQMNMNDSEIVASILDKQGYNTTQILEEADLVLVNTCSIREKAETTVRKRLQKYNKVKRINPKMKVGVLGCMAERLKEKFLEEEKIVDLVVGPDAYRDIPNLLEEVSEGRDAVNVILSKEETYGDVSPVRLNSNGVTAFVSITRGCDNMCTFCVVPFTRGRERSRDPKSILEEIQSMVDQNYKEITLLGQNVDSFLWYGGGLKKDFNKASEMAQATAVGFAELLDMCATKFPKTRFRFSTSNPQDMKLDVIHTMAKHKNICKYLHLPVQSGSNAMLKAMNRQHTREEYMELVDNIFKIVPEMSLSQDMIVGFCGETEQDHQDTLELMKYVKYDFGFMFSYSERPGTLAGNKMEDDVPFETKKRRLQEVIDLQQEHALYRTQQHLGKTEEFLIEGTSKKNPNEWKGRNTQNTVAVFEKGDYKLGDFVMVKVEDCTSATLKGTVVGYSDNN, from the coding sequence ATGGAACACATCGAAAAAGTTATCGACGAAAGAATACAAGGAAAAGCACTTGTAACTGAAAATAAAAAAGAAAATACCAAGAAATTATTCATTGAAAGTTACGGCTGTCAAATGAATATGAATGATAGTGAAATTGTTGCTTCAATTTTAGATAAACAAGGTTACAACACCACTCAAATTTTAGAAGAAGCCGATTTAGTTTTGGTAAATACTTGCTCAATTCGCGAAAAAGCGGAAACTACAGTTCGTAAACGTTTGCAAAAATACAACAAGGTAAAACGCATAAACCCAAAAATGAAAGTTGGGGTTTTAGGTTGTATGGCAGAACGTTTAAAAGAAAAATTTTTAGAAGAAGAAAAAATTGTAGATTTAGTTGTTGGGCCAGATGCTTACAGAGATATCCCTAATTTATTAGAAGAAGTTTCTGAGGGTAGAGATGCTGTAAATGTTATTTTATCGAAAGAAGAAACCTATGGAGATGTTTCTCCTGTTCGTTTAAATTCTAACGGAGTTACTGCGTTTGTTTCCATTACAAGAGGTTGCGATAATATGTGTACTTTTTGTGTGGTTCCTTTTACAAGAGGAAGAGAAAGAAGTAGAGATCCTAAAAGTATTTTAGAAGAAATTCAATCTATGGTTGACCAAAACTATAAAGAAATTACGTTGCTTGGGCAAAATGTAGATAGTTTTCTTTGGTATGGTGGTGGTTTGAAAAAAGACTTTAATAAAGCTTCTGAAATGGCACAAGCAACTGCAGTTGGTTTTGCAGAATTGTTAGATATGTGTGCTACCAAATTCCCAAAAACACGTTTCCGTTTTTCAACTTCAAATCCTCAAGATATGAAGTTAGACGTGATTCATACCATGGCAAAACACAAAAACATTTGTAAATATTTACACTTACCTGTACAAAGTGGAAGTAACGCCATGTTAAAAGCCATGAACAGACAACATACGCGTGAAGAATACATGGAATTGGTAGATAATATCTTTAAAATTGTTCCAGAAATGTCTTTATCTCAAGATATGATTGTTGGTTTTTGTGGAGAAACTGAACAAGATCATCAAGATACTTTAGAATTGATGAAATATGTAAAATACGATTTCGGTTTTATGTTTTCTTATTCTGAAAGACCAGGAACTTTAGCTGGTAATAAAATGGAAGATGATGTTCCTTTTGAAACTAAAAAAAGAAGATTACAAGAAGTTATCGACTTACAACAAGAACACGCTTTATACAGAACACAACAACATTTAGGAAAAACTGAAGAGTTTCTTATTGAAGGAACTTCAAAGAAAAACCCGAATGAATGGAAAGGAAGAAATACACAAAATACAGTTGCCGTTTTTGAAAAAGGCGATTATAAATTGGGTGATTTTGTAATGGTAAAAGTAGAAGATTGTACTTCAGCAACCTTAAAAGGAACTGTTGTTGGGTATTCTGATAATAATTAA